A region of Paractinoplanes abujensis DNA encodes the following proteins:
- a CDS encoding acyl-CoA dehydrogenase, with amino-acid sequence MTSPLVEILAAQAAETERQGRPTAKSLQAAREAGAFALHDRTATEAVQLLTELARGCPSTSWIAGTSLTGKIFSRRAIGDVIGPDALLAGSGTPGGRGEKAFGGVRVTGRWANVSGCEDAEWAGLAVLIDGTLSWALFPTRDLRVEHTWSAAGMRGTGSHTLVAEDVLVPAVRVAPLDFAALAGDMVLFGLTALAPVVGATLGALDLITAMFASDRKPYLSAYASMGESPAARTWRAEATSLARRAERTMLALAAAGPGDHGLDMSGAARDCRAAMDLMLDLHGASGFAESNPLQRYWRDVAVAGRHPHINAFLAANRL; translated from the coding sequence GTGACATCACCACTCGTGGAAATCCTGGCTGCGCAGGCCGCGGAGACCGAACGCCAGGGCCGTCCCACCGCGAAAAGCTTGCAGGCCGCCCGGGAGGCGGGCGCTTTCGCCCTGCACGATCGCACCGCCACCGAGGCCGTCCAGCTGCTCACCGAGCTGGCCCGCGGTTGCCCGTCCACCAGCTGGATCGCCGGCACCTCGCTCACCGGCAAGATCTTCAGCCGCCGGGCCATCGGCGACGTGATCGGCCCGGACGCGCTTCTCGCCGGGTCGGGCACGCCGGGCGGCCGGGGTGAGAAAGCCTTCGGCGGCGTACGCGTCACCGGCCGCTGGGCGAACGTCTCCGGTTGCGAGGACGCGGAGTGGGCCGGCCTGGCCGTGCTGATCGACGGGACGTTGTCCTGGGCCCTGTTCCCCACACGCGACCTGCGCGTCGAGCACACCTGGTCGGCCGCCGGCATGCGCGGCACCGGCAGCCACACCCTCGTCGCCGAGGACGTCCTCGTGCCGGCCGTGCGCGTGGCGCCGCTCGACTTCGCCGCACTCGCCGGCGACATGGTGCTCTTCGGCCTGACCGCGCTGGCCCCGGTCGTCGGGGCCACGCTGGGTGCGCTGGATCTGATCACCGCGATGTTCGCCTCCGATCGCAAGCCCTACCTGAGCGCGTACGCCTCCATGGGCGAGTCCCCGGCCGCGCGCACCTGGCGGGCCGAGGCCACCTCCCTCGCCCGGCGGGCCGAACGTACGATGCTCGCCCTCGCGGCGGCCGGCCCGGGCGACCACGGCCTCGACATGTCCGGTGCGGCCCGGGACTGCCGCGCGGCCATGGACCTCATGCTCGACCTGCACGGCGCGAGCGGTTTCGCGGAGTCCAACCCGCTGCAGCGCTACTGGCGGGACGTCGCCGTGGCCGGCCGCCACCCGCACATCAACGCGTTCCTGGCCGCCAATCGGCTTTAG